One window of the Staphylococcus equorum genome contains the following:
- a CDS encoding transcriptional regulator, SarA/Rot family — protein MGKTFTDNVDGVLRLEMVLNDIEDIFNKVQKQYKMSKEEILILLTLWKEGSMTLKEMDDFVHIKSYKRTRTYNDLVEKAWIIKERPQNDERTVIIHFNEDLKAQRESLLNFFKEEIESKSTSIQTSLKSIINL, from the coding sequence ATGGGGAAGACATTTACTGATAATGTTGATGGTGTTTTAAGATTAGAAATGGTGTTGAATGACATCGAAGATATCTTTAACAAAGTTCAAAAGCAGTACAAGATGTCGAAAGAAGAAATTTTGATTCTTTTAACACTTTGGAAAGAAGGATCGATGACTTTAAAGGAAATGGATGATTTTGTACACATTAAATCTTATAAGCGTACAAGAACTTATAATGATTTAGTGGAAAAAGCGTGGATCATTAAAGAAAGACCACAAAATGACGAACGTACAGTTATCATTCATTTCAATGAAGATTTAAAAGCGCAACGGGAAAGCCTTTTAAATTTCTTCAAAGAAGAAATTGAATCAAAATCAACTAGCATTCAAACTAGTCTTAAATCTATCATTAACTTATAG
- a CDS encoding L-lactate dehydrogenase, producing the protein MKQVKNNKVVLIGDGAVGSSYAFALVAQGVADELVIIDLDEEKVKGDVMDLNHGAPYGDSPVKIKAGTYNECTNADLVVITAGAAQKPGETRLDLIEKNTKIFKGIVSEVMKSGFDGIFLIATNPVDVLTYVTYKVSGLPKEKVIGSGTILDTARFKYELAEEFGVSSGSVHGQIIGEHGDSELAVWSQANIAGQSLYQLLKDDPEKQHRVEEIFTNTRDAAYDIIQAKGATYYGIAMGLLHITKAILNNQNVVLTVSSYLEGEYNQEEVYIGVPTQVNKEGAVKVFEMPLDSHERKLFEKSATILKEMQNKITHIIA; encoded by the coding sequence ATGAAACAAGTTAAAAATAATAAAGTAGTTTTAATAGGTGATGGGGCAGTAGGCTCAAGTTATGCTTTTGCGTTAGTAGCTCAAGGTGTTGCAGATGAATTAGTAATTATTGATTTAGACGAAGAAAAAGTTAAGGGCGACGTCATGGATTTAAATCACGGTGCGCCATATGGTGATTCACCAGTGAAAATCAAAGCAGGTACATATAATGAATGTACAAATGCAGATTTAGTCGTCATTACTGCTGGTGCAGCTCAAAAACCAGGTGAAACACGCTTAGATCTTATTGAAAAAAACACCAAAATTTTTAAAGGAATTGTTTCTGAAGTTATGAAATCTGGATTCGATGGTATTTTCTTAATTGCTACAAATCCAGTAGATGTCTTAACATATGTGACATACAAAGTATCAGGTTTACCAAAAGAAAAAGTGATAGGTTCTGGTACAATTTTAGATACAGCACGTTTTAAATATGAGTTAGCTGAAGAATTTGGCGTTTCATCAGGAAGCGTGCATGGTCAAATTATCGGTGAACATGGTGATTCAGAATTAGCGGTATGGTCTCAAGCTAATATTGCTGGTCAATCTTTATATCAACTTTTAAAAGATGATCCTGAAAAGCAACACAGAGTTGAAGAGATTTTTACAAACACGCGTGATGCAGCTTACGATATAATACAAGCAAAAGGTGCGACGTATTATGGGATTGCAATGGGGTTACTACACATTACTAAAGCAATTTTAAATAATCAAAATGTTGTATTAACAGTTTCTAGTTATTTAGAGGGTGAATACAACCAAGAAGAAGTCTATATTGGTGTACCAACACAAGTAAATAAAGAAGGTGCTGTAAAAGTTTTTGAAATGCCTCTAGACAGCCATGAGCGCAAGTTATTCGAAAAATCAGCCACTATTTTGAAAGAAATGCAAAATAAAATAACTCATATAATTGCATAA
- a CDS encoding alpha/beta fold hydrolase, which translates to MWKWETEKEAKGVVVIAHNMLEHTGRYAYVITMLRRNGYHVIMGDLPGQGQTSRSNKGQIDSFDVYHEHILEWIRIANEYKIPTYVLGVGLGGLITLNLLEKVEVPIEGLMLLSPLLEFKKSNKSRKDKIISNIGKVAKDTRFKVGITVEDLTRNEEVIEEIKNDQLMLQKVTYHWYKQIIEIMKETVTHLTDIKPLPLLLMYGLEDQVADTSTMELIKDKVKTDELYFKAWEGLYHEVHNEPERDEVMRYILAFLNNSASNNGFIVHDEHEVS; encoded by the coding sequence ATGTGGAAATGGGAAACCGAAAAGGAAGCTAAAGGTGTCGTTGTAATTGCACATAACATGCTTGAACATACGGGAAGATACGCATATGTAATTACGATGCTTCGCCGAAATGGATATCATGTTATTATGGGCGATTTACCTGGCCAAGGGCAAACGTCACGTTCTAACAAAGGTCAAATTGACAGTTTTGATGTATATCATGAGCATATTTTAGAGTGGATTAGAATAGCGAATGAGTATAAAATACCTACTTACGTGTTAGGTGTCGGTTTAGGTGGTTTAATTACACTTAATTTACTTGAAAAAGTAGAAGTACCAATTGAAGGTTTGATGCTTTTATCTCCACTTTTAGAATTTAAAAAGAGTAATAAATCTCGTAAAGATAAAATAATTTCAAATATAGGTAAAGTAGCTAAAGATACAAGATTTAAAGTGGGAATCACGGTTGAAGACTTAACACGAAACGAAGAAGTAATTGAAGAAATAAAAAATGACCAGTTGATGTTGCAGAAAGTAACTTATCACTGGTATAAACAAATCATAGAAATTATGAAAGAAACAGTAACACATTTAACTGATATTAAACCGTTACCACTACTGTTAATGTATGGTCTAGAAGATCAAGTTGCAGATACATCAACAATGGAATTAATTAAAGACAAAGTGAAAACGGATGAATTATATTTCAAAGCATGGGAAGGACTTTATCATGAGGTACATAATGAACCCGAAAGAGATGAAGTAATGAGATATATATTGGCATTTTTAAATAATAGTGCAAGCAATAACGGCTTTATTGTACATGATGAACATGAAGTATCTTAA